From Daucus carota subsp. sativus chromosome 6, DH1 v3.0, whole genome shotgun sequence:
CTTAATATTCTacaatcattattattaatgtgcATGATAGCATGTGTTTGTACTTGGAAAGATTAAATTTATGGAGCCTAGCGTAGGATAGTCTCTCTAGAAATAATACTTGTCAATGGATTCAATCATCTTCGTAAATTTGATGGCATCTGGCAGCATCTTTGGCCAATGGGCATCATCACTCAATCTAGGGGCTTGAGCATCTTTAATAGATGAAATTAATCGAAAGGTAACATCTTAtaagaaaaacatattttctTCCTTTTTACCATTTCCCTACATATAAAACACCCCTATGACATACGTGTCTGAACTCTCAAGGGAAAATAATTCATTACATATGAATGTATGATCACACTcctacataaaatttaaaacttaaacaAAACTGTAAAGGACATACGAAACATATATAACCTGACTGGAAGTGGAGCTGGGTGGGGGGTCTTCTATAGAGAACTACTCCTAGGAATTGTGAGGGAAAAACATGAAGAAAGTGCTATCCGAACGATATACATTCTTCCCCATAGAGACTGTAAAATGACAGTAATATTCAAGAGTGTGCTAGGTCTGTGAGAATTTAAATTCCAATTGAGGTTAAATAGTCAGTTATGTTTAAGATCTAAAGAATCCTCCAAGTGCAAAGAGGGATACAGATTTACTCTCAGTATTTTTCCTGTAAAATGTACTTGACATGGGATGAGAGGAAGTAATTTGGTTTCATCAAAAATGATCGATGACCAAGCCCTTGACAGGCGTCTACCAGCTAAAAATCCCCCCCTCCCTAAACTTTACCAGATTAGTTTCTCAATTTCATCTTCCCTGGTTTCATATTTCTCTAATCGGTCAAAACTACAGGCATTCAACTTGTTTATAGTTGAGCCACTAtcactccatttcatctgtaatACCCTGCAGTCTCATCAAAATAATTTCTATATGCATAATCAAGGATCTATATAGTTGATTACATCTACTTACATACGCTTTTAGTCTTTAATTTCCTTGAGGAGTGCTCCATTTTTTATTCATTACAGAATTCTTCATGAACTAGACAAACATAGGCATACAAACATAAAGAGTAAATGTCAACCTAAACTTCAAAGATCATAAAGGGCTCATATCCGTGCAATAGCAAGTTGCAACCACCCGATTTCAAATTCAACAAAAGTCGATACCAGAGTAAAGCATTCTTTCACCAGATTAACAACATTTGCAGAAAAACACTTAAGACGAACGAAATTCTGCAGTTAAACAAATACACAAGCACGACTTAGCTCATTTTCATTTCTTCTCGGTAGAATTATTCACCAACTCTCTCCTCAGCTGCAAGGAGAAGTCATCActcacatcatcatcatcccaATCATCTTCCCACTGCTGTGTTACATCACTCCCTACTTCCTTCTTTTCATCAAACTCTATCAAATCATTGTTTATCGATAACGATAAGTAACACATCATAAAAACACAGCATTACAAATATTCTAAAAAACATTAATCTATCAGGCAGGCAAATTAAACCAGGAGGTAAATAATATTCAGGTTCAGCAGGATATAAATCAGTACAGTACATTGATATAACAGCAGTAAATAACATGTGCATACACAGTAAACAGTAAAAACTTTACAGCTtcgataaatttgtatttttctttCGAGAGTATTAATTTATAGAGGATACAAAGAGTGGGGAGGAAAGACCTTGACCGATTTCGAACTCTTCGAACTCGTCATCGTCttcaaataaatcaatttttgcGACCGCTTCAGCTTTTTCCACAGCTTTCGTGTCTGCCATTGAGTTGAATTGTGCGAGTACGAGCGGGAGTTTTAATAGATAGGCTTGGAGAAACAATTTGCAAGCATTAAGCAACCAGCTATTTCTGCGCTTCTTATGGGCTGGGTTTCTGCCATGTTTCTTACAGGCCCGttaatttatagatttaacaaaaaatttagcttctactcaaaatatatattcttattattatttaatagaaaaataattattaacatatccatttttttatagatttttaaTAATGTGACAAGGGTGATGATCAGTTATTAATTTCACatatagaattaaaaatgaatttataCATGAATAATTAAGTTCTATTTGGTTTCGTAGCACTAGTCGAGGAGATATATTATACAAGAATTATTCTAACTAAAATTATATCCCCTCCGTTCTTTATAAGTCTATTTTCAAGTGATATAATTAC
This genomic window contains:
- the LOC108227754 gene encoding protein DSS1 HOMOLOG ON CHROMOSOME V, coding for MADTKAVEKAEAVAKIDLFEDDDEFEEFEIGQEFDEKKEVGSDVTQQWEDDWDDDDVSDDFSLQLRRELVNNSTEKK